In Gossypium arboreum isolate Shixiya-1 chromosome 6, ASM2569848v2, whole genome shotgun sequence, the following are encoded in one genomic region:
- the LOC108484019 gene encoding sodium/pyruvate cotransporter BASS2, chloroplastic-like, with the protein MATLSRFVAKDCNFHKHHAVCRTSSSLIPSRTLRRAHLDVRAGISLPENGKGFAIQRKPSGPLVSLAAPASITPASRDPKVICNAAANVSGDIPTPSGMSKYERIIETLTTLFPVWVILGTIIGIYKPAAVTWLETDLFTVGLGFLMLSMGLTLTFEDFRRCLRNPWTVGVGFLAQYLIKPFLGFVIAMTLKLSAPLATGLILVSCCPGGQASNVATYISKGNVALSVLMTTCSTIGAIVMTPLLTKLLAGQLVPVDAAGLAVSTFQVVLVPTVVGVLSNEFFPKFTSKIISVTPLIGVILTTLLCASPIGQVSDVLKAQGAQLILPVALLHAAAFALGYWVSKLSFGESTSRTISIECGMQSSALGFLLAQKHFTNPLVAVPSAVSVVCMALGGSGLAVFWRNRPIPVDDKDDFME; encoded by the exons ATGGCTACTTTGTCTAGGTTTGTCGCCAAAGATTGCAATTTTCATAAACATCATGCCGTGTGTAGAACATCATCGTCTTTGATTCCTTCCAGAACGCTACGGAGAGCTCATCTGG ATGTTAGAGCTGGCATTTCTTTGCCTGAGAATGGAAAAGGTTTTGCAATTCAACGTAAGCCAAGTGGTCCCCTTGTTTCTCTTGCAGCTCCTGCCTCGATAACTCCCGCTTCAAG GGATCCCAAAGTTATCTGCAATGCTGCTGCCAATGTATCCGGAGATATTCCTACACCAAGTGGGATGAGCAAGTATGAGAGAATAATTGAAACGTTGACAACTCTTTTCCCTGTGTGG GTTATTTTGGGAACTATTATTGGCATATACAAGCCAGCTGCG GTAACATGGTTGGAGACAGATCTTTTCACTGTTGGACTAGGTTTCCTCATGCTTTCAATGGGTTTGACATTAACTTTTGAGGATTTCAGACGCTGTCTACGGAACCCATGGACT GTAGGTGTAGGATTTCTTGCTCAGTATCTAATCAAGCCTTTTCTAGGATTTGTCATTGCAATG ACTTTGAAACTGTCTGCTCCACTTGCAACTGGTCTTATCTTGGTCTCATGTTGCCCTGGCGGTCAGGCATCAAATGTTGCAACCTATATATCTAAGGGGAATGTAGCACTTTCCGTTCTCATGACTAC GTGTTCAACTATTGGAGCAATAGTGATGACACCACTCCTTACAAAGCTTCTTGCTGGTCAGCTTGTTCCTGTTGATGCTGCG GGTCTTGCTGTAAGCACTTTTCAGGTTGTGTTAGTACCTACAGTTGTTGGAG TCTTGTCCAATGAATTCTTTCCCAAATTCACTTCAAAGATTATCTCAGTGACTCCATTAATTGGAGTTATTCTCACTACCTTACTTTGTGCAAGCCCT ATTGGCCAAGTGTCTGACGTCTTGAAAGCCCAAGGAGCTCAGCTAATATTGCCTGTAGCTCTCCTACATGCTGCTGCATTTGCCCTTGGTTACTGGGTTTCAAAATTATCGTTTGGGGAATCCACTTCTCGTACCATATCCATAGAATGTGGAATGCAG AGTTCGGCACTTGGTTTCTTGCTTGCCCAGAAACATTTCACCAATCCCTTAGTAGCTGTTCCTTCTGCAGTTAGTGTTGTTTGCATGGCG CTGGGAGGGAGTGGCCTTGCTGTGTTTTGGAGGAACCGACCAATTCCCGTGGATGATAAGGATGATTTCATGGAATGA